ATGAGCAGGTACTTCACGACGTCACTTCCCTCAGCACTCGCTGCAGGCAACGGTCGAGATCGGACGCGAGTTCCGCGCTGCTGGCCGCCGAGGCCGGCGGAAGCGCCCTGATCACAAGCGCACAAGAGCCCGGGAGGCCGTCGAGGCGCTCCCGGGCGAGGTGGCGGAGTCGTCGTTGCACGCGATTGCGGGTGACGGCGTTGCCCACCGCCCTGCTGACGACCAGACCCACACGGGCGACGCCGGAGGCGTCGGTCGGAACCGGATCGAGGTGCACCACCAGGGTGCGCGAGCCGGCG
The genomic region above belongs to Nocardioides coralli and contains:
- the rnpA gene encoding ribonuclease P protein component; this translates as MLPAAHRLTDARAFRAVIRGGSRAGSRTLVVHLDPVPTDASGVARVGLVVSRAVGNAVTRNRVQRRLRHLARERLDGLPGSCALVIRALPPASAASSAELASDLDRCLQRVLREVTS